The Pseudomonas solani genome segment TCGGCAACCTCGGTGCGGGCGAGTTCGAAAGCACGTTCCAGATCGTCGGTCTGGTTCAGGGCGTCGGCCAGCAGGGCGCGGCCGAAGTAGGTGAATTCGTTGTCGTCGGAGCAACCGAAGGACACCCGGTCGGCGCGGGCGGCAGTCATCACCAGGGTCTTGTCGTCCTTGAGCGCGGGGATGAAACCGCCGGAATAGCAGGCGGAGATCACCACCACCTTGTGGCGCTCCTTCAGCGGCGCCAGCACCGTGGCCAGCTCGCTGGCGGGCAGGTCGCCGAGCTGCAGGCCGGGCTGCTCGAGGGCCAGTTGGTGGTCGGCGGAGCCGTGGCTGGTGAGGTAGATGAACACCAGGTCTTCCGGCCCGCTGCGCTGGGCGATGCCCTGGATGGCGCGGGCCAGGCTCTCGCGGGTGGCCAGGGGGCGGTCGGCCATGTGGTCGCGGTGGTTGATCAGGGTGATGTGGCCGTGGGCGCCGAAGCGCTGATCGAGCAGCGTGGCGACGTAGTCGGCCTCGCGCAGGAATACGCTCTGGCGGCCATCGCCCCCCAGGCTCAGGGAGTACAGCTCCACCGCCGGGGTGGAGGCGGGCAGGGCGTCGATGGCGGCGTCGAGCAGGCGGCCTTGTTCCAGCAGGCCGACCTCCAGGGGGTTGGGTAGCGCCTTGCCGGTTTCATCGCCGATGCGCCGGCCACCGCGCCAGGTGCCTTTCTCCTGGCCGCCGTCGGCCAGGGTCAGGGTGCCCTTGCCGGCATAGCGCCCAGCGGCGAAACCGCCTTCGTAGCGGCTGCCATCGGCGAGGCTGAGGCTGCCTTCGCCCTGGTAGCGCCAGTTGCGGAAAGCGCCGGTGTACAGCTCGCCGTCCGCGCCCTTGTATTCGCCCTTGCCGGTGAGGCTGCCGCCCTTGAACTGGCCGCTCCAGACCGAGCCTTCGGCGTTCTGGTAGCGGCCCTTGCCGTCGAACAGACCGCCTTTGAAGCCACCGCTGTAGAAGCCGCCGTCGGCGCCCTGGTAGTCGCCTTCGCCATCGAGTTGGCCGGCCTTGAACGGGCCGGAATAGCGCGAGCCATCGGCGTCGGTGCGCACGCCCCGGCCGGTCTGTTCGCCACGTTTGAACTGGCCCTGGTAGCTGCTGCCGTCGGGCAGGGTGAGCTTGCCCTGGCCGTGGTAGCGGTCGTCGCGGAAGGTGCCGCTGTAGACCATGCCTTCGCGGCTGAGCGTGCCTTCGCCGTTGAATTGGTTGGCCTTGAA includes the following:
- a CDS encoding C13 family peptidase; the protein is MKPLLPLALALLLAACGDGEPLTPPDARLPDGSRYRGAVVDGLLQGPGRLDYSNGTWFEGTFKDGQPNGRGTWHGPNGVEYQGDFSNGLFDGNGHMTYGDGTLYEGGFKANQFNGEGTLSREGMVYSGTFRDDRYHGQGKLTLPDGSSYQGQFKRGEQTGRGVRTDADGSRYSGPFKAGQLDGEGDYQGADGGFYSGGFKGGLFDGKGRYQNAEGSVWSGQFKGGSLTGKGEYKGADGELYTGAFRNWRYQGEGSLSLADGSRYEGGFAAGRYAGKGTLTLADGGQEKGTWRGGRRIGDETGKALPNPLEVGLLEQGRLLDAAIDALPASTPAVELYSLSLGGDGRQSVFLREADYVATLLDQRFGAHGHITLINHRDHMADRPLATRESLARAIQGIAQRSGPEDLVFIYLTSHGSADHQLALEQPGLQLGDLPASELATVLAPLKERHKVVVISACYSGGFIPALKDDKTLVMTAARADRVSFGCSDDNEFTYFGRALLADALNQTDDLERAFELARTEVAEWEKADGFEPSEPQIWAPKPVLAHWRKLRAAQAQEALAAQPATAGGKTAASH